The following are from one region of the Endozoicomonas sp. 4G genome:
- the pheT gene encoding phenylalanine--tRNA ligase subunit beta, with protein sequence MKFSEQWLRQWVALEADTQELVDKITMAGLEVDDVEPVAGEFSGVVVGEIVACEQHPDADKLRVTRVSTGSDQFQVVCGAPNARVGIRVPFATVGAVLPGNFKIKKAKLRGVESFGMLCAEEELGMAESSDGLMELPADATVGQDIRAYLNLDDRIIDVDLTPNRGDCLSIAGLAREVSANFLADVSDVQVEPVTPEIDDTFKVSVESKEGAPRFLTRVLKDVDVTRPTPLWMVEHLRRSGIRAIDPVVDVTAYVMLELGQPMHGYDLDTLNGSLMVRMAHEQEKLVLLDGQEVSMNTDTLVIADEQQALGIAGVMGGEGSGVSQATRNVLLEAAFFNPITIAGKARSYGLHTDASHRFERGVDFQLQRKAIERATALILEICGGQPGPVAEVVSEDNLPALNTVHLRAEKVASLLGITIENDLIEALLTRLGLEMSSTAEGEWSVAVPSWRFDISIEEDLIEELGRIYGYERLPETIPTALLKLKQVDENKVKESDIRRILVSRGYQEAVSFSFIDPKLHQLFDPRHEPVALANPIASDLSVMRTSLLPGLVKTVSYNLNRQQSRVRLFETGQTFVREGDALRQENQVAAVITGSRYPENWATKAEPVDFYDLKGDVEALLELGGAVENFRFEKGRHDAMHPGQCAALIRDDKVIGHIGALHPSLAKELGLNGVVLMFEASLEAVSQGKVTEFAALSKFPEVRRDLALLVRQEVAADSLNQVIREEASELLKDVRIFDVYVGKGIEEGHKSLALGLTLQHASRTLTDKEVNHLIDNIVSRLESEFGASLRS encoded by the coding sequence ATGAAATTCAGTGAACAATGGTTACGTCAGTGGGTTGCCCTGGAAGCTGACACTCAGGAGCTGGTGGACAAAATCACCATGGCTGGCCTGGAAGTGGACGACGTTGAGCCGGTGGCAGGCGAGTTTTCCGGTGTCGTTGTGGGCGAAATTGTGGCCTGTGAACAACACCCCGATGCTGACAAGTTACGTGTCACACGTGTCAGCACAGGCTCAGATCAGTTCCAGGTGGTTTGTGGTGCACCCAATGCCCGTGTAGGCATTCGCGTCCCTTTTGCAACAGTAGGTGCAGTTCTGCCGGGCAATTTCAAAATCAAGAAAGCCAAACTGCGGGGTGTTGAATCTTTCGGCATGCTCTGTGCGGAAGAAGAGCTGGGTATGGCTGAATCTTCAGACGGCCTGATGGAGCTGCCAGCGGATGCCACTGTAGGTCAGGATATCCGTGCATACCTGAATCTTGATGACAGAATTATTGATGTTGACCTGACGCCAAACCGGGGTGACTGCCTGAGTATTGCCGGTCTGGCCCGGGAAGTCAGTGCGAACTTCCTGGCTGATGTCAGTGACGTTCAGGTTGAACCGGTCACTCCGGAGATTGACGACACCTTCAAGGTTTCTGTTGAATCCAAAGAAGGCGCTCCACGCTTTTTGACCCGTGTTTTGAAGGATGTCGATGTCACTCGACCTACCCCTCTGTGGATGGTTGAACACCTGCGTCGTTCCGGTATTCGTGCCATTGATCCCGTCGTCGATGTCACCGCTTATGTCATGCTGGAGCTGGGTCAGCCCATGCACGGTTATGACCTGGATACCCTCAATGGTTCCCTGATGGTTCGCATGGCCCATGAGCAGGAGAAACTGGTTCTGCTGGATGGGCAGGAAGTCAGTATGAACACCGATACTCTGGTTATTGCCGATGAGCAGCAGGCCCTGGGTATTGCTGGCGTGATGGGCGGAGAAGGTTCTGGTGTCTCCCAGGCCACCCGTAACGTCCTGCTGGAAGCGGCTTTCTTTAATCCCATTACTATTGCCGGTAAAGCCCGTTCCTACGGATTGCACACCGACGCTTCTCACCGATTTGAGCGTGGGGTGGACTTCCAGTTGCAACGTAAGGCCATTGAGAGAGCCACTGCCCTGATTCTGGAAATCTGTGGCGGTCAGCCGGGGCCTGTTGCTGAGGTGGTGAGTGAAGATAACCTTCCCGCCCTGAACACAGTTCATCTGAGGGCTGAGAAAGTCGCTTCGCTGCTGGGTATTACCATCGAGAATGACTTGATTGAAGCCCTGCTGACGCGACTGGGCCTGGAGATGAGTTCCACGGCAGAAGGTGAGTGGAGCGTTGCCGTGCCAAGCTGGCGTTTTGATATTTCCATAGAAGAAGACCTGATAGAAGAGTTAGGTCGTATTTATGGTTATGAGCGTCTGCCAGAAACCATTCCGACGGCGTTGCTGAAGCTTAAGCAGGTGGATGAAAACAAGGTTAAAGAATCAGACATTCGTCGTATTCTTGTCAGTCGAGGCTATCAGGAAGCGGTTTCCTTCAGCTTTATTGATCCGAAACTGCATCAGCTGTTTGATCCCCGGCATGAGCCTGTGGCTTTGGCGAACCCCATCGCCAGCGATCTTTCTGTCATGCGAACATCTCTGTTGCCAGGTCTGGTTAAAACGGTCAGTTACAACCTGAATCGTCAGCAGAGTCGTGTTCGTCTGTTCGAAACCGGTCAGACGTTTGTTCGTGAAGGTGACGCCCTGAGACAGGAAAATCAGGTTGCTGCCGTGATTACCGGCAGTCGCTACCCCGAAAACTGGGCGACTAAAGCTGAACCGGTGGACTTCTATGATCTGAAAGGGGATGTAGAAGCTTTGCTGGAACTCGGTGGTGCTGTAGAGAATTTTCGCTTCGAAAAAGGCCGTCATGATGCCATGCATCCTGGTCAGTGTGCGGCGCTGATCCGTGATGATAAGGTGATTGGCCATATCGGCGCTCTGCATCCAAGCCTGGCGAAAGAGCTGGGTCTGAATGGTGTGGTGCTGATGTTTGAGGCCAGTCTGGAAGCGGTGAGTCAAGGTAAAGTGACAGAGTTCGCAGCACTGTCCAAATTCCCTGAAGTCCGTCGTGACCTGGCCTTGCTGGTGAGGCAGGAAGTGGCTGCTGACAGTCTCAATCAGGTCATCCGGGAAGAAGCCTCTGAGCTATTGAAAGATGTTCGTATTTTTGATGTTTATGTGGGCAAAGGTATTGAAGAAGGTCATAAGAGTCTCGCTTTGGGCTTGACCTTGCAGCACGCTTCCCGCACTCTAACAGACAAAGAAGTTAATCATTTGATTGACAACATTGTAAGTCGGCTGGAATCGGAATTTGGTGCCAGTCTCCGTAGTTAA
- a CDS encoding DJ-1/PfpI family protein: MLSPTAKHHVVALVFDDYETLDLHGPIEMLGHMSDTHISLIGNQSIVRSYQGPRVVTDIQFPAVVECDLLLIPGGIGTRTLVNDKSLIDWLVRQSGVSKKVFSVCTGSALLAKTHLLNGTSATTNKMAYRWVTGLNSHVIWQPAARWVDDGKYLTSSGVSAGIDAALYYIKQTQGEAEARRIEQLTEYQWNSDRGNDPYAVDLFQGDAK; encoded by the coding sequence ATGTTATCACCAACGGCTAAGCATCACGTCGTCGCTTTAGTCTTTGACGACTACGAGACTCTGGATCTGCATGGACCCATAGAAATGTTAGGCCACATGTCAGATACCCATATATCTTTGATCGGTAACCAGTCTATCGTGCGCAGTTATCAAGGCCCGCGTGTGGTCACCGATATTCAATTTCCAGCAGTGGTTGAGTGTGACTTGTTGCTTATTCCGGGAGGGATAGGTACTCGTACATTAGTGAATGATAAGTCGCTTATTGATTGGTTAGTTCGCCAGTCTGGTGTATCAAAAAAAGTCTTTTCCGTGTGTACAGGCAGTGCTTTATTGGCTAAAACTCATTTGCTTAATGGCACCAGTGCTACCACCAATAAGATGGCTTATCGCTGGGTTACGGGATTAAATAGCCATGTGATATGGCAGCCAGCGGCGCGTTGGGTTGATGATGGTAAGTATTTGACGTCTTCAGGGGTCTCGGCGGGTATTGATGCGGCTCTGTACTACATCAAGCAAACTCAGGGTGAAGCTGAAGCAAGAAGAATTGAGCAGCTCACTGAGTATCAATGGAATAGTGATAGGGGTAATGATCCTTACGCTGTTGACCTTTTTCAGGGCGACGCAAAATAG
- the putP gene encoding sodium/proline symporter PutP — MSEGNLQIILTFLVYFTVMLGVGYIAWQRTVSSADYFLGGRSLGPWSAALSAGASDMSGWLLLGLPGYAFAAGLEAFWLAAGLLGGTWLNWLIVARRLRIYSVVADDSLTLPEYFASRFEDRKGLLQPVSAAFILIFFLFYTSSGLVAGGKLFESVFGIEYEWAVIIGMLSVISYTLFGGFLAVCWTDLIQGLLMSAALLIVPIAALEVSGGADQVFVEIRELNPELLNLFTTSEGQTLSFITIFSLLGWGLGYFGQPHILARFKAVQSSGQLTLARRIAVSWTGICMLGALLVGLAGIVYTQRSGIQLDDPEAIFMLMVNTLFHPVIAGILLAAILAAIMSTADSQLLVCSTAFAEDFYRDLFRVNAGTREVLLVGRLAVIGIAVIATWLAMNPDSSVLGMVSYAWAGLGAAFGPALLLSLYWKRMTGLGAMAGIVVGAVTVLIWKPLSGGVFDLYEIVPGFVISMIACVLFSFLGRKPSRDMVDRFEKVESRTCSASRFDDEEPSLSS; from the coding sequence ATGTCTGAAGGAAACCTGCAGATAATTCTGACTTTCTTAGTTTATTTTACTGTGATGTTAGGCGTCGGCTATATTGCCTGGCAGAGAACAGTCAGCTCAGCGGATTATTTTCTTGGGGGGCGCTCACTGGGCCCATGGTCGGCCGCTTTAAGTGCCGGAGCATCTGATATGAGTGGCTGGTTGCTGCTTGGTTTGCCGGGCTACGCATTTGCGGCGGGTCTGGAAGCCTTCTGGCTGGCAGCAGGGTTGCTGGGTGGAACCTGGCTGAACTGGTTGATTGTCGCTAGGCGTTTGAGGATTTACAGCGTGGTTGCTGATGATTCCCTGACCTTGCCAGAGTACTTTGCCAGTCGTTTTGAAGATCGCAAAGGGCTTCTGCAACCCGTATCAGCTGCATTTATTCTTATTTTCTTCCTGTTTTATACCAGCTCTGGCCTGGTGGCCGGGGGCAAGCTTTTTGAATCTGTATTTGGTATCGAATATGAATGGGCTGTGATCATTGGCATGTTGTCGGTGATCTCTTATACCTTGTTTGGTGGCTTTCTGGCGGTTTGCTGGACGGATCTGATACAGGGGTTACTCATGTCAGCCGCTTTGCTGATTGTACCCATTGCGGCACTTGAAGTCAGTGGTGGGGCGGATCAGGTGTTCGTGGAAATCAGAGAGCTGAACCCGGAACTCCTCAATCTCTTTACGACCAGTGAAGGTCAGACGCTTTCATTTATTACTATTTTCTCCTTACTGGGGTGGGGGTTGGGTTACTTTGGTCAACCCCATATCCTGGCCAGGTTCAAGGCCGTGCAATCTTCAGGTCAACTGACTCTGGCCAGACGAATTGCCGTAAGCTGGACAGGCATTTGTATGCTGGGTGCCTTACTGGTGGGTCTGGCGGGTATTGTTTATACCCAGAGGTCTGGTATACAGCTGGATGATCCGGAAGCCATCTTTATGTTGATGGTGAATACGCTTTTCCATCCAGTGATTGCCGGGATTTTACTGGCTGCTATCCTGGCGGCCATTATGAGCACGGCTGATTCTCAGTTGCTGGTTTGTTCTACGGCTTTTGCTGAAGACTTCTATCGGGATCTTTTCAGGGTTAACGCCGGTACCCGGGAAGTGTTGCTGGTAGGTCGACTGGCGGTTATCGGCATTGCCGTGATTGCCACCTGGCTGGCAATGAATCCCGACAGCAGTGTTCTTGGAATGGTGTCTTATGCCTGGGCTGGCCTGGGGGCTGCTTTCGGGCCGGCCTTGCTCCTGTCTCTTTATTGGAAACGAATGACGGGTCTGGGAGCCATGGCGGGCATTGTTGTGGGTGCTGTCACCGTATTGATCTGGAAACCATTATCCGGTGGTGTGTTCGATCTTTATGAAATAGTACCGGGGTTTGTGATCTCCATGATAGCTTGCGTTTTATTCAGCTTTTTGGGACGCAAGCCCTCCAGAGATATGGTCGATCGTTTTGAAAAAGTCGAGAGCAGGACTTGTTCTGCTTCCCGTTTTGATGACGAAGAGCCTTCGCTGTCGTCATAA
- a CDS encoding chalcone isomerase family protein encodes MKKVLLFISALMMSLNVLAVELDGVKVPETLNLENQTLQLNGAGTRSKFFIDLYVGSLYTTKKTSDADSVINSKTPVAIQLNITSKLITSETLTEAVNEGFEKSTNGQIAPLKDRLSAFIGVFKEKIVKGDNFVMLVIPGKGVDVYKNGKKLTTIKGDDFSKALLGVWLGGQPADANLKASMLGE; translated from the coding sequence ATGAAAAAAGTACTCCTTTTTATCTCAGCGCTCATGATGAGCCTGAACGTTCTGGCCGTTGAACTGGACGGTGTAAAAGTTCCGGAAACGTTAAACCTTGAAAACCAGACCCTGCAGCTCAACGGTGCAGGTACCCGATCCAAGTTTTTTATAGACCTGTACGTAGGTTCACTCTACACCACGAAAAAAACCAGTGATGCCGACAGCGTGATCAACAGCAAAACACCTGTGGCCATTCAGCTGAACATCACTTCCAAACTGATCACTTCTGAGACGCTCACTGAAGCTGTGAATGAAGGCTTTGAAAAATCAACCAACGGCCAGATCGCTCCCCTCAAAGACCGACTGAGCGCATTTATTGGTGTTTTCAAAGAGAAGATTGTTAAAGGCGACAACTTCGTAATGCTTGTCATCCCGGGTAAAGGCGTTGATGTTTACAAGAATGGGAAAAAGCTGACCACTATCAAAGGAGATGACTTCAGCAAAGCCCTGCTGGGCGTGTGGCTGGGGGGTCAACCTGCGGATGCCAACCTCAAGGCAAGTATGTTGGGCGAATGA
- the ihfA gene encoding integration host factor subunit alpha, producing MGALTKADIAEHLYEELGLNKREAKEMVEQFFEQIRQALENNEQVKLSGFGNFELRDKSQRPGRNPKTGEEIPISPRRVVTFKPGQKLRSRVEAYAGNRAQEE from the coding sequence ATGGGAGCTCTGACTAAAGCGGATATAGCCGAGCATTTGTATGAAGAACTCGGTTTGAACAAGCGCGAAGCCAAGGAGATGGTCGAGCAGTTTTTCGAACAGATCCGTCAGGCGTTAGAGAATAATGAACAGGTCAAGTTATCCGGTTTTGGTAACTTTGAACTACGAGACAAAAGTCAGCGGCCAGGCCGAAATCCCAAAACTGGCGAAGAGATTCCTATTTCTCCTCGCAGGGTGGTGACTTTCAAGCCTGGTCAGAAACTCAGGTCACGAGTTGAGGCCTATGCAGGAAACAGAGCTCAGGAAGAGTGA
- the menD gene encoding 2-succinyl-5-enolpyruvyl-6-hydroxy-3-cyclohexene-1-carboxylic-acid synthase, producing MTFPTRHPSLNFLWSALILEELSRLGVEHVCIAPGSRSATLTLVAAEHSKFEKHVHFDERGLGFFALGLAKSTRKPVAVITTSGTAVANLYPAIIEARQSGVPLVIVTADRPPELIDCGANQAIEQQDIYAGYPGATLKLPTPDEHIPPSWLLTSIDQAFARSCQQGLPMHINCMFREPLYPEGRESDFSGYLNRLSFWCSANTPHTVYDTELNVSLDKSPVDWSAFSTGKGLIIAGRIEEQASAKAVAELAQVLGWPLLADLQSQLHGHPTAIPHPDLLLASKAGKTLLSQADRIIQVGGHLVSKRLDKFISEGEWQHYWMVGQAFRRMDTGHCQTYRLVGPVNDVCRMLTGLSGNQGTDSIWKDSLWKDSLWKDQVEQLSQRVHTFVAELDSAPGALTERWLGAYLTKLLPDHSSLFVGNSLPIRLLDMFSLSQTGQVYANRGASGIDGLVATAAGCALGEQRFMVAVIGDLSFLHDLNSLQQLRQLNSPFALLVINNDGGGIFNMLPVEDQPEAAQKYFVTPHGLNARQAANMFGLSYYQPDSREALAALLKQVSQKPGASVIEVTTRPGQAAEQIKQALSQLEMLT from the coding sequence ATGACCTTTCCCACCAGGCATCCTAGCCTTAATTTTTTGTGGTCAGCACTGATTCTGGAAGAGTTGAGTCGGTTGGGTGTGGAGCATGTCTGTATTGCACCGGGCTCCCGCTCTGCCACTTTGACACTGGTGGCAGCAGAACACAGCAAGTTTGAAAAACACGTGCACTTTGATGAGCGTGGTTTGGGTTTCTTTGCCCTGGGGTTGGCTAAAAGTACTCGTAAACCGGTTGCTGTGATAACCACTTCCGGGACGGCGGTTGCCAACCTCTACCCCGCCATCATAGAAGCCAGGCAGTCGGGTGTGCCACTGGTGATCGTTACCGCTGATCGACCACCTGAGCTTATTGACTGTGGCGCCAATCAGGCCATTGAGCAGCAGGATATTTATGCCGGCTATCCCGGTGCCACGTTAAAACTGCCGACACCGGATGAGCATATTCCTCCCAGCTGGTTATTGACCAGTATTGATCAGGCCTTTGCCCGCTCCTGTCAGCAGGGGCTGCCCATGCATATCAACTGCATGTTTCGGGAACCTTTGTACCCGGAAGGAAGAGAGTCTGATTTTTCAGGTTACCTTAATCGACTGTCATTCTGGTGCTCAGCCAATACACCTCATACTGTCTATGATACTGAGCTGAATGTATCACTGGACAAAAGCCCTGTGGACTGGTCAGCATTTTCGACGGGCAAAGGTCTGATCATAGCGGGCCGGATTGAGGAGCAGGCGTCTGCAAAAGCGGTTGCAGAGTTGGCCCAGGTATTGGGCTGGCCTTTGCTGGCCGATCTTCAATCCCAGCTTCACGGCCATCCGACGGCCATTCCCCACCCCGATCTGCTGCTGGCCAGCAAAGCCGGAAAAACACTGTTGAGCCAGGCCGACCGAATCATTCAGGTGGGGGGTCACCTGGTGTCAAAGCGACTGGATAAATTCATTTCTGAAGGTGAGTGGCAGCACTACTGGATGGTAGGTCAGGCCTTTCGCCGGATGGATACCGGTCACTGCCAGACCTATCGACTGGTGGGGCCTGTAAATGATGTCTGTCGTATGTTGACTGGGCTTTCCGGTAATCAGGGCACTGATTCGATATGGAAAGATTCGCTATGGAAAGACTCGCTATGGAAAGATCAGGTCGAACAGTTATCTCAAAGGGTTCACACTTTTGTAGCTGAGCTGGATTCGGCGCCGGGTGCATTGACGGAACGTTGGCTGGGTGCGTATCTGACCAAGCTGTTACCTGACCACAGTAGTCTTTTTGTTGGCAATAGTCTGCCCATTCGGCTATTGGATATGTTTTCTCTCTCTCAGACCGGGCAGGTATACGCTAACCGTGGTGCCAGTGGTATTGACGGGTTGGTCGCTACGGCAGCGGGTTGTGCGCTGGGTGAGCAAAGGTTCATGGTGGCGGTCATCGGTGATCTGTCTTTCCTTCACGACTTAAACTCCCTGCAACAGCTCAGGCAACTGAACTCACCTTTTGCGCTGTTGGTCATTAATAATGACGGCGGTGGTATTTTTAACATGCTGCCGGTTGAGGATCAGCCCGAAGCCGCACAGAAATATTTTGTCACCCCTCATGGTTTGAATGCCCGTCAGGCGGCCAACATGTTTGGACTATCTTATTACCAGCCCGACAGTCGTGAGGCACTGGCAGCTTTGTTGAAGCAGGTGAGCCAGAAGCCAGGTGCTTCAGTCATTGAAGTGACCACTCGACCCGGTCAGGCTGCTGAGCAGATAAAACAGGCGCTGAGCCAGCTGGAGATGTTGACATGA
- a CDS encoding MerR family transcriptional regulator, with protein sequence MQETELRKSDLPVIPGKRYFTIGEVSDLCQVKSHVLRYWEQEFSQLKPVRRGNRRYYRRQDVLLIRQIRSLLYDKRFTIDGARNHLKGEVQKRDTSQYKQLIRQTIAELEDVVDALDGIPSN encoded by the coding sequence ATGCAGGAAACAGAGCTCAGGAAGAGTGATCTCCCTGTTATTCCCGGCAAGCGTTACTTCACCATTGGTGAGGTCAGTGACTTGTGTCAGGTCAAATCCCATGTCCTGAGATACTGGGAACAGGAGTTTTCGCAGCTAAAACCGGTCAGGCGTGGGAACCGTCGTTACTATCGACGGCAGGATGTGCTGCTGATAAGGCAAATTCGCAGCCTGTTGTATGATAAGCGTTTTACCATTGACGGTGCCCGCAATCATCTCAAGGGCGAAGTGCAGAAGCGGGACACCTCCCAGTACAAACAACTGATCCGGCAGACCATTGCTGAACTGGAAGATGTGGTCGATGCTCTGGATGGAATTCCTTCCAATTGA
- the menH gene encoding 2-succinyl-6-hydroxy-2,4-cyclohexadiene-1-carboxylate synthase: protein MNETNLAYRTWGIREGVPLVLLHGFLGDSGDWEGLARHLENDLYLVAVDLPGHGKSYGVKVSQDNAFEGFSDLLRGTLSQLGLDHYSLLGYSLGGRLAMSHLIQEGEAIDRLLVESSHPGLENDNERQVRWQNDQGWAEQFRNDPLNEVLQRWYHQPVFADLNSYERERLMHDRCSRHPAKGVSSEQGEAGVNGESLAWALEAFSLSRQPEFWGALNRSSGTSHYFCGERDLKFQTIAHRLLEEGCFHSVHEIKKAGHNIHREQPEALAATIRQLLL from the coding sequence ATGAACGAAACCAATCTTGCTTACCGAACCTGGGGCATCCGTGAAGGTGTGCCGCTGGTTTTATTGCATGGTTTTCTGGGCGATTCCGGGGATTGGGAAGGGCTGGCCAGACACCTTGAAAATGATCTCTATCTGGTGGCTGTGGATTTACCCGGCCATGGCAAAAGCTATGGTGTCAAAGTCAGTCAGGATAACGCCTTTGAAGGGTTCAGTGATCTGCTGCGGGGAACGCTTTCGCAACTGGGGCTCGATCATTACAGCTTGCTGGGTTATTCATTGGGTGGGCGACTGGCCATGAGTCATCTGATTCAGGAAGGGGAGGCTATTGACCGGCTGCTGGTCGAGTCATCTCATCCCGGTCTGGAAAACGACAATGAGCGTCAGGTTCGCTGGCAGAATGATCAGGGCTGGGCAGAGCAGTTTCGCAATGACCCACTTAACGAAGTCCTGCAACGCTGGTATCACCAGCCTGTTTTTGCCGATTTGAACAGTTATGAGCGGGAGCGACTGATGCATGATCGTTGCTCACGTCATCCAGCGAAAGGCGTGTCTTCTGAGCAAGGTGAGGCGGGTGTGAATGGCGAATCGCTGGCATGGGCGCTTGAGGCATTCAGTCTGTCCCGGCAGCCGGAATTCTGGGGGGCTCTTAACCGTTCTTCAGGGACATCGCATTATTTCTGTGGTGAGCGTGACTTGAAATTTCAGACGATCGCTCACCGTCTGCTGGAGGAGGGTTGCTTTCATAGTGTTCATGAGATTAAGAAGGCCGGTCACAATATTCATCGGGAGCAGCCAGAAGCACTGGCAGCGACCATAAGGCAGTTACTGTTGTGA
- a CDS encoding isochorismate synthase encodes MIEEVRSQLAELTERLRQLRLSDAPGQALVRIEQPLPMINLFNWLADQTLPGKSYWQDRESDYKVAGLGKVWRFRVKEQSEVNTCFQKVDAMLDKATRCLGYLSFSDSQKMIWPEFGYGEFFFPVIEVVQTRKGCSLACHLLGHDERSWSTSIEKVLDYLARANWTLAGTDSHCLLGTPEFTPDNEHWASLIGKALEGVESGALKKVVLSREARMNLLEGQLDPWSLLYHWQLANPRSYVFAFESDQGSLFFGCSPERLFRRVDHVVQTEALAGTTRRGSDRDEDFKLELRLLNDSKNVHENRLVLEDIRTRLESICSDLEFDRSHSVVKLKTIQHLRQLIRGVLKEGVSDSQLLSLLHPTPAVGGEPRAVARHFIEEHEVYNRGLYAGTCGVLGKKCSEFTVSIRSALLEEKQFTVFSGAGIVNGSDARDEWQELHNKIGTVLSLLDHQASVKDVSNPIIGSSHDLSHQAS; translated from the coding sequence TTGATAGAAGAAGTTCGAAGTCAGTTGGCAGAGCTGACTGAGCGGCTGAGACAGCTTCGGTTGTCCGATGCACCAGGGCAGGCTCTGGTACGGATAGAACAGCCCCTTCCTATGATTAATCTATTCAACTGGCTGGCAGACCAGACACTACCAGGGAAAAGCTACTGGCAAGATCGCGAAAGTGACTACAAAGTAGCAGGCTTGGGAAAAGTCTGGCGGTTCAGGGTTAAAGAGCAGTCTGAGGTAAACACCTGCTTCCAGAAGGTGGATGCGATGTTGGATAAAGCAACGCGCTGCCTTGGTTACCTGTCTTTCTCAGATAGCCAGAAGATGATCTGGCCAGAATTTGGCTATGGCGAATTCTTTTTCCCGGTGATCGAAGTGGTTCAGACCCGAAAAGGGTGTTCGCTGGCCTGTCATCTGCTGGGTCATGATGAACGGTCATGGAGCACCAGTATTGAAAAGGTGCTGGACTACCTTGCCCGAGCCAATTGGACACTGGCAGGAACGGATAGTCATTGTCTATTGGGAACTCCTGAGTTCACACCTGATAACGAACACTGGGCTTCACTGATCGGAAAGGCTCTTGAGGGGGTCGAGTCAGGAGCACTGAAAAAAGTAGTACTTTCCAGAGAGGCACGGATGAACCTCCTGGAAGGGCAACTGGATCCCTGGAGCCTGCTCTATCATTGGCAGCTGGCAAACCCGAGGTCTTACGTTTTTGCCTTTGAATCCGATCAGGGTTCGCTGTTCTTTGGCTGCTCTCCGGAACGTTTGTTTCGCCGGGTGGATCACGTGGTTCAGACTGAAGCCCTGGCAGGGACAACCCGGCGGGGCAGCGATCGAGATGAAGACTTCAAACTGGAGCTGCGTCTGCTCAATGACTCAAAGAACGTCCATGAGAATCGTCTGGTTCTGGAAGATATTCGCACACGACTGGAATCCATCTGCAGCGATCTGGAATTTGACCGCAGTCATTCCGTGGTCAAACTAAAAACGATTCAGCATTTAAGGCAGTTAATCAGGGGTGTGCTCAAGGAAGGGGTCAGCGACAGTCAGCTGCTTTCTCTTTTGCATCCTACGCCAGCCGTGGGTGGTGAGCCCAGGGCAGTAGCAAGACACTTCATTGAAGAGCATGAAGTCTATAATAGAGGCCTTTACGCCGGAACCTGTGGTGTGCTGGGTAAAAAGTGCAGCGAGTTCACCGTATCGATTCGCAGCGCCCTGCTGGAAGAGAAACAGTTCACGGTGTTTTCCGGTGCCGGGATAGTTAATGGTTCAGATGCCCGGGACGAATGGCAGGAGTTGCATAACAAGATCGGAACGGTGTTGTCACTGTTGGATCATCAAGCCAGCGTCAAGGATGTGTCTAACCCTATTATTGGAAGTTCTCATGACCTTTCCCACCAGGCATCCTAG